A segment of the Salminus brasiliensis chromosome 1, fSalBra1.hap2, whole genome shotgun sequence genome:
atatttaaatatttacatattttatagttttatattttgttttcatCTACTATCCATGTAATGTTCTGTTTTTTGCACATAAGCAGTGTAATTGTATTGTTTCACATCCATAAACCGCTGTGATTATGTTGATTAGAGCTGTCTGGGATGTAACCGATTACATTTAAACCATTAAATGCCGGATGATAAAGTTTTATTAAAGTCATAATTCTTATTTTGACCTTAATTATCTTCCACAGAACCTTCAATAAATTTCAAGACCTAGATTGCTCCACTCCcaccttccaaaaatatttttaaaaattcagtaaataagacataaaaagtcatttagtgctttttttgtgatgtcacaaaatatgtatttaaatatttacatatattcaaCCTGTTAAAAGTTAGTCCTGCACATGTGTGTTAAAGTTATAATAGAAAAACAGCCAAACTGCTTTTGGAAAACACTACAGGGCAGCCAGTAggaacagagctcatttccaTATATCATAAGGGCACAATAATAAGACATCTTGTTTAATTCTCGGATGAAGAGAGATTAGAAAACTGGTCATGTAGAATGTAAGGACCTTTGTGCGAAATATGGGACACTGTGCAAGATTCTGTTAAATCGGTGCATCTATTCCTCTAGTCTCCATctatgctatatggacaaaagtattgggatactagcttattcattgtttaccctgcttttgttggagttactgtctctattTCAAAGCACTGTTGTGAGGttttgaatgcatttagctataagagcattaatgaggtccgtatgttggatgatcaccaacctcaaatctccaactcctcccaaaaatattggctggagccccatcattccagataataCAGttattggcattaggcatggtgcccatatgttcatgtttatctgctcaagatAGGCTTATTGTATCTGCAATACTAATTAACCTGGATGCTCAGGTGTGGTTTCGGGTTGGCTGAAGAGGGACTTGCAGGGGCGGTGCTAACGCCTTGCAAGTCTAGATAAATTAAGCCCGAATTCGCATAGAAATCAGTGCGCTTGCCTTTTTACTTGGGCTCATCCTctgcttgtaaggtaggctggttttgaATATGCTCTTAACTAGACTGTGTTAGAAATGTTGACTGTCTTGGTTAGTTTAGAGCTTGCTGCTTATTAGGTGAGGTTTGGGTAAGCTGATATGTGAGTTggcctttgagcttcaagtacagcctGGCTTGatccaccatcctttaagatgcatggaggacaagcatccagactgtCCAGGCACCAAAGTGGGTGCACTTGTACTTATTAAGGGCTTGTGATTATACTCATGTCTTACTTAATTTGACATTCAGGTGAAGTGTAGTTTGGCGAGTGTTGTGTGTCTAGGTATCCACACTGACTAAGCTTGAGGTATCTTTAGGATTCAAGCCTATTCAGAGTTTCTTAAAGATGATTTTCTTTATACTGGTGCagttttgtaagtcgctctggttaAGAGCATCTGCTGAAAGACtatacaaactgtgtgtgtgcatttgcacatctatgtcagcaatgggtgtaacttaacaCCTAGAACCTTATGTTCATGATTCATTTATTGCAGAAATGCATAAACTATTGTTAATCTTTTGTTTTTAActgtttagtgtattttatgtccctcagggttctattttagggtctagaAAGCTTTTAATTATTGCAAAAAATGTAGcaatgagagtgaagaacttacatgtgggcttacatacagggtttaaagggttaaattagtggaatgcattcattagaaggggtgtccacaaacatttggacatgtagtgtactcTTACTGTTCCAGTAACAGATGGTTCATAATGGAGAACAGTGGCTCTGATCTTCTGCTGCTTGTCTTGATGCAGTGTCAAaccacagagagcgagagagagtcaGTTTATCAGGCTTTAATCACTGGAGGCCTGATGACTTCCTCAGCTGTCAGTTCTTCTTGCACCAAAACCAACAGGAACTGAACTGCATTCTGAAATATCCGTAGGTGTTAATGTGGTGCTGTGCTCTCATTTTGGAGCAACAAACTGAAGCATTTCCCTTCATTTCAGCAACATCCACTAGAGAAGCTGTCTTGGCACCGAAAGGGCATCAGATATCAGTGGTGAAAAAGTATGAACATGATCTGATCTCTATCAGATCTAGTCTGAAATAGCACACACCCGCACTGTAATGTGATGTTGGCTGTCTTCTTCTTGTAGGGTAGTGGAGTCAGTGCCAGAGTAGACATTTAGATGTTATCTTAAGTGAAGTGTGCCTGTTTTTACTGAAAAATTCCTATATTTTTTATACTAGTGTTTATTTGACATTCAAACCaattactaaaataaaaaagaaattaaataacactgcacattacttttattttgtgttatatttgaTGCATCAGGAATGTATTGCTCACAACACGTTTTGTAAACATACTAAAACATACAGCATACAattgtttttcatattttacGTAAACAtagaaatctgtatgtatttttctggtgcatgcagtgcatAGATTATCCACTATCCACACAAAACATGCATCTGATTttctaattttattaattattattaattaaatgttattCCATATGATTGATATTtagatgttatttttatttatttatttattttttacaacatatttcagtttaaaaagtaaataaaatggtcTAATATGATACACCAAGGGTTAAAGCAACTAGGCTAAGTGTAGTTTTGTGAAGCATAAGGTATCAGaatagtattagtatcagtTTTGGTCCAATCTTGTGCCGTATTCTTTTCGTGTGTAATGTAACGTGGTACAAGGTGCAGTTCTGTTAAACAGAAAACTGACGACTTGTCATTGCTTCTCGTTTTTTACAGGAACTCTGTTTACCTGAGAAGTGGTTGGAGGTCTGTCTGTACACGCCCCGGTGAGGACTGCAACGTAAGACTCAACTTTCCGCTAACCCTGATTGACCTGGTGGTGGCAAAAACATCCACTTTTACTCATGTTTAACAGAAACTGAGGAAATGTGTCCAGCAAGTGAGGTTTCTCTGCTAGGAACCAGATTATTACTAGTTTGGAAACAGGAACGAATTCTGGTCCGACACAGTTTACTGGCTTTCTTGCTAACACACCTACTGAACCCGGTAATTAACTGCTTAGTTGAGACTCTGGTCATACAGGACCAAAACAGGAAGTTGGAAGATTACCGTAGTACAATCCGTAGTACACAGCTGGATTAGAAAGAGCAAAAATGGATGCTGTTCACATAGCAATGCCAAATGAGGTATAAGATATGATTTAGAAGTTCTTAAGCTCTGAACATTCAGAATCTGCTCCAATTTACAAAGGtaactttgtttgttttttagaacctttacatcctacacgtttatttaaaaaaaggtccACAtctcatcaactcataagtggTTCTTTCTGGTGGTATTGCTGCCTTTCCTTTGACCCCTTCTGTTGTTCGTTTGCGGAAAGCATTTAACCACAACTTCCTTCATCGTGCTGCAACTACTGCACTACTGAAGTATCTGTCATATGATCCTGTAACGCTTAAAAGAGATGCCAGTCTTGAGAAAGAGCAGCGTTCGCTCAGTACTTTCACTTTGATTAAGGTTAAAATAGTTAAGGGTTCAAAAGTTGCTTAATTTGCACTGAGACTCAAGTCTCTAGGGTTCAAGGTTGAGCTTTCTAAAGTGTCTGATCTGCACATCCAATCTCTGGTGTTCGAGTACAATTCGAGTCTTAAGACTCTGGCTTTGAGTCTCagttgagtctcaagtctctatGTTGGAGTcagagtcaagtcttgagtctttgaGCTTAGACTCCAAATCAAGTCTTGAGTGTTTGAGCTTAGACTCCaaatcaagtcttgagtctttgaGCTTAGACTCCAAATCAAGTCTTGAGTGTTTGAGCTTAGACTCCaaatcaagtcttgagtctttgaGCTTAGACTTGAGTCTCTGGGCTCGGACTCCaaatcaagtcttgagtctttgaGCTTAGACTGGAGTCTCTGGGCTCAGACTGCaaatcaagtcttgagtctttgaGCTTAGACTTGAGTCTCTGGGCTCAGACTCCAAATCAAGTCTTTAGTCTTTGAGCTTAGACTCCAAATCAAGTCTTTAGTCTTTGAGCTTAGACTCCAAATCAAGTATTGAGTCTTTTGAGCTTAGACTCCaaatcaagtcttgagtctttgaGCTTAGACTCCAAATCAAGTTTCGAGTCTCTGGCTTTGAGTCTGAGTTGGGTCTGATAATTCTTAGAACGAGTCAGAGTCAACTCTTGAGTCTCCGGGCTTTGTCTTGAATCTCTGGCTTTGGGTCTGAGTCAAATCAGGAGTCTCTGGGCTTTGAATCAGAGTTGAGTTTCAAGTCTTAAGATTTTAAGTCTCTGCTTGTTGTTGGCTGCAAAAAACTCAACTTAGCCTTTAATTATAGAAAAACCCTACATTTCTGGGTTTTTCTGAAACTCAACCCCCAGTAAATGTGCCTTAACATGAAGTTAAGTTTGTATAGCAAGTATTCCAACTAGCGCAATATTTTAGCAAATACGCCATCAGACTAGCATTTTAACTTATCTTTAGCAAATATACTTCCTAAGTAGATACTAGTCGACCATTTCAACTTGAGGTGGgtaaaaacactgtatttattGCCATTTTTTTACGATACACAATAATTATCACAATATTCTGGCGTATAGAATCAGTCATAGgcatcagtagcagcagatttttcttaaaaactgtttttatatttaaaaatcatctCATCATATTTAGTATAGTAATGTTTATTCAAACTGTGCTGCgcttcatccagttaaaccaaactaattacactctttgcaatgaaatgtgcagttggtcagcGCTCTTTAGGCACTGATGATATCTACGATATGctcagaaatatatataaagtgtcATGATGATTAAATTTGGTTAAAAAATGATAAtcttgtcatattgcccacctctaatTTCAGCTTGTTTGTCCTTAAACGTTATATTTACTGTATTGTAGCACATAGTTTTCTCCATTACACTGAAGGTTCTCTATAGTGAAAGCCTTGTTATTTAAAGCCACATCATGCCACTGCGAGCTGCTGGTGAGCGGCATCACAGTGATGACTGTGCACAACTGTAGCAAAACTGAATATAAtatctataaaacacatatttatgcattttcaggctgaaatTTCGCGACATTTCAGTCTAGAGTGGAAAGTCTATTGAGGCCAAGTCAGTCCATATACTCGAGTGTCCAAATCCAAAACTTTATACTCTGTGATGCTCATCTCCGCATAGGAATGAGATAAAACTAGACAATCAAGCCTGGTCATATTTGTCTGTAGACTATCAAGCAAAACTGGACTGTCAGCCACACACCAGCAACTGGCTGTGAAAGAAATCCTCCAAAAGAAACAGCCTTTGTCTGGAAGGTCTCTGCCAGCTGCTGAGGGACGACTGAAAGCAGCTGTCTGACAGCTGACTCCATCACTGTTGATTAGGCCTTCAAACAAATACCCTCTACATGTTGTAAAGCCTTTGTGTACCAGTGGATCTTCACACATCTTTCCATTCCTTACTAATCAGTTCATTTGGAAATTCCCCTTAACTTCAACATGTACAACAAACCAGCAGTTCCTTCATTTCCTGCTGTTCCTTGGCCTGCTCATGTGTCGTTGGGCCTAAATGTAATATTGTGTTAATTAAGTAAGTACGTACTCCGCAACTGCTGATTTATGGCCGATTGAGGCAAAGCAGGCCGCAGCCATTTTCTGTGCAGTAGAAGGGATTGCGGAAGAGCTGCATTtttccccccctccctccctccctccctccctaacCCAATCAGCATTGCTCAGGCATGAGTCACTCCCCCACCCTGCCCTTATACGGCGCAGAGGCAggcgctctctctctggccGGAGACTGAAATGGTGGCTGCCTGtacaaaaacagcagcagcaccaatAGGAAGGGAACAGCTACAGACGTAAAGCAGGTAAGAATCTTAGCTCAGTCACCTTCTGTCTTCCACACTATCAATCAGCATGTGTTTTGTGCTAATCTTGCTGTTTAATGGCGTTAGTGAGGCTGGATTTGGCCTGGTTTGTCTTTTTAAGCTAAGCAGTTTAGCCTGGAAACAGGCAGTGCTACATTGCTCCACTCCCTGCACCGTACAGCGTACCAGCTGAATGGTTTGGAGACATGCATCGAGGGACTTCTTATGGTTGTGGAGATGTTTCTTTTTCTAAATTTAAGAATGACAAGCTTCTAGTAGGACAAATCAGGGGTGTCTCTGTTAATGTGTTTAGGTTTGGGAGTAACCGAGGCTGTTGCGTCCCATGATGCCTTTTTTTTGTAGAAATGGATCCTTAAAATTGACTCCTTTTGTTTTCATGGAAATGAACACATCCCTTTTCTGTTCCTCCTCCGCACTTCAGGAAATAGTATCAGATTACTCAGAAAATATGAAGCCTGACTTTCTGGACTTAAGTCCAGGTCTTGGAGAGAAGTTCTAGTGGTGAAGGTGAAGTGAGAACTTAGGCCAGTGGTTTTCAATGGATAGCCTGCTTTTTCAGTCCAATGCATGGTGTACTGTAAGTCTGGAAAGTGCTGCAGTAATCATTACATGCTAGGTGGAAGAGTTGAGTCTTATTCAAAGGTGCATGCCACAGTTTTCTCCTGTGCTGTTTCAGAACTGGACAGCACCCATGGTTTcttggaagggggggggggggggggttggattGCTTTGTGGCGTAAATGAAGTTTTTACTTCTGGAAAAAAATCCTGACCAAATAAGAAGTGAGACTAATGTGGTTTAATTGTTTTAAAAGCCCACTCATGTAGTAGCTCTGGGTGACCAGGATAATGACGTTCTTTAAAAAACAAGGATGGTTGATTTTTAATTATGGTCTATTAaccatattttcatttttttcagaatcACAAAAAGCTGCTGATCGCTGCATCCATGGCGGACAAGGAGCAAATCAAACAGACCGCGGTCAAGGTTCTGGGCTACGTGGAGAAAATCTCCTCGTTCGCCTCCTCCATAGACCCCCTCTTCGGCATTGTCACGTCCCTGGTTGGGGTTGTGAGGAAGGGGCTGGTGGACGAAGAAGTTAAGGAAATGGACAAGGACTTTCGTCCGATTCACGACAAGCTGGAGACCATCTCTGAGAAGAACAAGCAGACCCTGCGGCAGATCCGCATAGACGAGATCAACGAGACGTTTGGCAAGTACGAGGAATACATCAAGCACCAGTACAGTGCCTTCAACACCATGGTGGATAGGGTCAAGGGGGACCCGGAGAACGCAAGCCGCTACATGGGGGACTTTGAGAAGGTCTACGAAAGGGACAAGAGCGATTTAAGCTTGGATGTGTACTATCGTGGCGTCATGGGGACTGGGTCGCTATTTGGGAGGCCCCTCCTGAAGGTTTACCTGGAGCACTGCGACAGGAACAGGAAGGTGATGGAGGCTAGGTGCTCTCATCTGGCCCACCTGTTCCATATCGGCCTCATAGCACTGATGGCCTACACCTCCGTCACTGAGGACGACGAGGATGAGGTCAAGGAGAAATGGGCCCAAAGGGTCATTGACATTCAGACCAAGATGCAGGAGATCCTGGA
Coding sequences within it:
- the rpz2 gene encoding rapunzel 2 isoform X1 — encoded protein: MADKEQIKQTAVKVLGYVEKISSFASSIDPLFGIVTSLVGVVRKGLVDEEVKEMDKDFRPIHDKLETISEKNKQTLRQIRIDEINETFGKYEEYIKHQYSAFNTMVDRVKGDPENASRYMGDFEKVYERDKSDLSLDVYYRGVMGTGSLFGRPLLKVYLEHCDRNRKVMEARCSHLAHLFHIGLIALMAYTSVTEDDEDEVKEKWAQRVIDIQTKMQEILDQCEEEN